Proteins encoded together in one Vigna angularis cultivar LongXiaoDou No.4 chromosome 5, ASM1680809v1, whole genome shotgun sequence window:
- the LOC108339029 gene encoding uncharacterized protein LOC108339029, with protein MANPSGNHEEEQTTHVASSFNGNLAADTSPTALAMKHNSGIALDWTPREQTILEEGLSLFASEPNLTRYAKIAINLNNKTVRDVALRVRWMNKKENCKRRKDEFSRKSKDRKEKVSDPAVRSSHFTAQSNVSPYSPAMKMMDNDDSICHKAIGDPAGELLEKNAQALNNISTNLAALQFQENINLFSQTRDNIIKILNDMNDMSEAMKQMPPLPFKINETIFSSIIPNTIHQML; from the exons ATGGCTAACCCTTCTGGGAATCACGAAGAAGAGCAGACAACCCATGTTGCGTCGTCGTTCAACGGGAATTTGGCAGCCGACACTTCGCCCACCGCGCTCGCCATGAAGCACAACTCTGGCATCGCCCTCGATTGGACCCCTCGGGAACAAACCATTCTCGAAGAAGGACTCTCTCT GTTTGCTTCTGAACCAAATCTCACTCGCTATGCAAAGATAGCAATAAATCTAAATAACAAGACAGTCCGGGATGTAGCACTGAGGGTCAGGTGGATGAAT aaaaaggaaaattgcAAGAGAAGGAAGGATGAATTTTCAAGGAAAAGTAAAGATAGAAAG GAAAAGGTTTCAGATCCTGCAGTGAGATCATCTCACTTTACTGCTCAATCTAATGTTTCCCCATATTCTCCTGCAATGAAGATGATGGACAATGATGACAGCATCTGTCATAAAG CTATTGGAGACCCTGCAGGAGAGCTCTTAGAGAAAAATGCACAGGCCTTGAATAACATCTCTACCAATCTTGCTGCTCTTCAG TTTCAGGAGAACATCAATCTTTTCAGTCAAACGAGAgacaacatcatcaaaattttgaatga CATGAATGACATGTCAGAGGCAATGAAGCAAATGCCACCTCTACCTTTTAAGATCAATGAAACGATATTCAGCTCCATAATTCCAAACACCATTCACCAGATGCTATAG